DNA from bacterium:
TTCATCACTTATATCATTTCTCATTTTTACTTGGGTTATCCCAGAGCCTACAAGGCAAATATTTTTTTCTTTACACACAACAGCTATGCCTGTTATAACTCTTTGAACAGTTCCCTTGAGTTCTTTAAGAATTTCTACGGCTTCCATATCATCTTTAGGTTTGCCATAGATTCTACCACCCATTTCTACAATAGTATCAGCTCCTATAACAAGCGATTTAGAATATTTCCCTGCTATTACCTCCGCTTTTTTTAAGGCAAGTTTTTCTGCAATCTTGGGAAAATCACTTTGATTAACAGCAATATTTTCATCAACATCGGCAGGAACAATTTTAAACTCTCTGATAACTTTCCTTAGGAGTTCTTTTCTTTGTAAAGAAGCAGACGCAAGAATTATTTCCATCTTTAATAATTATATCAGAAGAAGCGATTGATAGAACAGTTCAGGGATGATAGAATTCAAGTTAGGAACCCTGAACCCAACGTGGTTCAGGGCAGGAAGGAGGCATATCTTGTTTGATATAAAAAATATAAGGATTGGAATAATCGGTTGTGGAAATATGGGCGAAGCATTGCTTGCGGGGTTATTAAATAAAAATGTATTTAAAAAACAAAACATTACCGTTAGCGAAAAACAAAAAGCGCGGTTGAAATCTCTGAAACGAAAATACTCTAAAATTAGTTTTGCAGAAAACAATCAATCTCTGATTGAAAATTCGTCAACAATAATACTTGCGATAAAACCACAGGATGCAGAATCTTTGCTTAAGGAAATATCTCCTTTTTTAACCGCTTCGCACCTGCTCATCTCAATCGCCGCAGGAATAAAAATATCATTCATAGAAAAAATAGTCGGAAACAAAATTCCCGTAACCAGAGTTATGCCGAATCTGCCCGCTTTAATAGGCAAAGGAATATCTGCTTATTGTGTTTCTAAAAAAGTTTCTCAAAAAAACGGGAAAACGGTGAAAGCAATTTTGGAAAGCGTAGGTGAAGTTCTAAAATTAAAAGAAAATAAGTTAGATGCTGTCACGGCTATATCCGGTTCAGGACCTGCTTATGTTTTCTATATGTTAGAAACAATGGCAGAAGCAGGAATTAAACTCGGGCTTACAAAAGAACAGGCAAAAACCCTTTCAGTCCAAACGATAGTCGGCGCAATAGATATGATAGAAAAAGGAGAGTGTCCCACTAACCTAAGACAAAGAGTAACCTCTCCTAAAGGCACAACTGAAGCCGCTTTAAAAGTTTTGGTTGACAGTAAATGGAAAGAAATCTTAATTGAGGCAATCAAAAAAGCCGAACAAAGAAGTAAGGAGTTGTCAAAATAAACTTTTTTAAATATCCTCTTCTTTGGTTTCTTCTTCAACCAAGGGAAGTGCTTCCTGCTCTTGGTCTTCAAATGCTATAGGTAACCTATGTTGTTTCCTCAATTCTTCAATTTTATTCAGAGGTTTTTCAAGTTGGTGTTTTCTTCTAGTAGTAAGAAGATCATATTCTTTCTGTGCTTCAGCAATGCGTTTACCCATCATCTCCATTTTCCCTACAAACGCCCCCCATTGTTTCCTGAATGCGCCTAACAATGACAATATCTCGTTTGAAGTCTTTTCTAAGGCAAAATTTTCCACTGCCTGACGGATAACAGCCAAAATTGCAAAAAGAGTCATTGGCGAACAAAAAATTATCTTATGTTTGAGCGCTTCATCAATAATTGAACTGTCTTGCTCATTTATAAATGCATAAACCTGTTCGTTGGGAATAAACAGGAGCGCATAATCAACCGTGTTTTTCTCCGGATTGATATATTCACGGGTTGTAATCTCTTTGACTCTTGCTTTCACATCTTTTAAAAAACCATTACGAAAACTTGCTTTGTCCGATTCCGAGTCAGCTTCAAGGA
Protein-coding regions in this window:
- the maf gene encoding septum formation protein Maf produces the protein MEIILASASLQRKELLRKVIREFKIVPADVDENIAVNQSDFPKIAEKLALKKAEVIAGKYSKSLVIGADTIVEMGGRIYGKPKDDMEAVEILKELKGTVQRVITGIAVVCKEKNICLVGSGITQVKMRNDISDEEIENYVKSGEGKDKAGSYAVQEEGDKFIEWMKGDYYNVVGLSLRKLSKMLKEVKVQWNLEIDLTPLIFANLRG
- a CDS encoding pyrroline-5-carboxylate reductase, whose amino-acid sequence is MFDIKNIRIGIIGCGNMGEALLAGLLNKNVFKKQNITVSEKQKARLKSLKRKYSKISFAENNQSLIENSSTIILAIKPQDAESLLKEISPFLTASHLLISIAAGIKISFIEKIVGNKIPVTRVMPNLPALIGKGISAYCVSKKVSQKNGKTVKAILESVGEVLKLKENKLDAVTAISGSGPAYVFYMLETMAEAGIKLGLTKEQAKTLSVQTIVGAIDMIEKGECPTNLRQRVTSPKGTTEAALKVLVDSKWKEILIEAIKKAEQRSKELSK